In Synechococcus sp. MU1643, a single window of DNA contains:
- a CDS encoding glycosyltransferase family 2 protein, producing the protein MGLAIMVSSHSIEVVMPTYNGIDFIEPQIASIYNQTLRPSKLIIRDDFSTDGTAQLLAKLAKKYQNWIKILPSNENIGCTSSVDLLLSSSCAPYVALADQDDVWLPHKLELSLNHIVDLEARVGTSIPLLIHSDLQLVGEDLNDLGETYFQRQCLKPCLDSPSMISLTNVVTGCTIMCNRALLEVALPLPVDAVVHDWWLALVSSVFGRISYISDTPILYRQHDKNSIGARGLGLNYWLSRLYSWLHDPSSGGHTLDVIHQMECFYSRYDIKVSCLPDLIRLSRFHRLTSLLKTPFSSWPCKHGILRTLAFYFWFFRF; encoded by the coding sequence ATGGGGTTGGCAATTATGGTAAGTTCTCATTCGATTGAAGTCGTAATGCCAACTTACAATGGCATTGATTTTATAGAGCCACAAATCGCATCAATATATAATCAGACTCTGAGGCCTTCTAAATTAATTATTCGTGATGATTTCTCGACAGATGGCACCGCCCAGCTTTTAGCTAAATTAGCTAAAAAATATCAAAATTGGATAAAAATTTTGCCGAGCAATGAGAATATTGGTTGTACATCGTCAGTTGATTTATTGTTAAGTTCAAGTTGTGCCCCTTATGTTGCATTAGCGGACCAAGATGACGTTTGGTTGCCACATAAGCTTGAGCTCTCTTTAAATCATATCGTTGATTTAGAGGCTCGGGTTGGCACGTCTATTCCCTTACTTATACATTCTGACCTACAGCTTGTTGGCGAAGATTTAAATGATCTTGGAGAGACATACTTTCAAAGACAGTGCTTGAAACCATGCCTTGATTCTCCATCGATGATAAGTCTTACCAATGTTGTTACTGGTTGCACTATTATGTGTAATCGTGCGCTCTTGGAAGTAGCGCTACCACTTCCAGTCGATGCGGTTGTTCACGATTGGTGGCTTGCCTTAGTTTCTAGTGTATTTGGGAGAATATCTTACATATCTGACACACCAATTCTTTATCGACAGCATGATAAAAACTCCATTGGCGCTCGAGGATTAGGATTGAATTATTGGTTATCACGTCTTTACTCATGGTTGCACGATCCAAGTTCTGGAGGTCATACACTTGATGTTATTCACCAGATGGAATGTTTTTATAGCCGCTATGATATCAAGGTGTCGTGCTTGCCTGATTTAATAAGATTAAGTCGATTCCATAGATTAACATCGTTATTAAAGACTCCATTTTCTTCGTGGCCTTGCAAACATGGCATTCTGAGAACACTAGCTTTTTATTTCTGGTTCTTTAGGTTCTGA
- a CDS encoding NAD-dependent epimerase/dehydratase family protein, with protein MQVVVTGASGFIGSHLVDSLLDAGFNVRAVARRLPGLISTSALSNPGLSLHSIDIKNRLDLESVISGCELVVHLASGSLPLSSNHNPSDDIAVNLLGTINLLDASRLSNVKRVVVVSSGGTVYGLPKSLPIKEDHPTDPICSYGITKLAIEKYVYLYRALYGLDGLVLRVANPYGPRQRLDSNQGVIPVFLGRAIRNENVEIWGSGEVVRDFIYISDLISAINLACSYTGSEHLFNIGSGQGLSLQDLLHKLELLFNRPINVIYKAGRGFDVPVNVLSIDRAISKLSWRPDVSIDDGLNFFYQSLINA; from the coding sequence ATGCAGGTTGTTGTTACGGGTGCCAGTGGCTTCATAGGCAGCCATCTAGTAGATTCGCTTTTAGACGCGGGTTTCAACGTTCGAGCTGTAGCACGCCGGTTACCTGGCCTCATAAGTACTAGCGCACTCTCTAATCCAGGACTTTCGCTCCATAGTATTGATATTAAAAATCGACTTGATTTAGAATCTGTTATTAGTGGATGTGAACTTGTTGTTCATTTAGCAAGTGGGAGCCTGCCTCTATCCTCTAACCACAACCCTTCTGATGATATAGCAGTCAATTTACTGGGCACTATAAATCTTCTTGACGCATCTCGTTTGTCCAATGTCAAGCGTGTTGTTGTTGTTTCTTCTGGTGGCACTGTTTATGGTCTTCCAAAAAGTCTTCCAATTAAGGAAGATCACCCAACTGACCCCATTTGTTCTTATGGCATTACTAAGTTAGCAATTGAGAAATATGTTTATCTCTATAGAGCACTATATGGTCTTGACGGTCTGGTATTACGTGTTGCCAACCCGTATGGACCACGTCAACGATTAGACTCTAATCAAGGCGTAATTCCAGTATTTTTAGGTCGTGCAATCAGAAATGAAAATGTTGAAATATGGGGAAGTGGCGAGGTTGTGCGTGATTTTATATATATTTCTGATCTCATATCTGCTATAAATCTTGCTTGTTCTTATACAGGTTCAGAACATTTGTTTAATATAGGCTCAGGACAGGGGCTAAGTTTGCAAGATCTCCTGCATAAATTAGAACTATTATTTAATAGACCTATCAATGTTATCTATAAGGCAGGCAGAGGATTTGATGTCCCAGTAAATGTTTTGTCTATCGATAGGGCTATATCTAAATTAAGTTGGCGACCTGATGTATCTATTGATGATGGACTCAACTTTTTTTACCAGAGTCTGATTAATGCTTAA
- a CDS encoding glycosyltransferase family 2 protein encodes MDIERELLLLFVAYHPSEDEVLNLQNCLSKLPFTIGYAVVVNSYSPNEPVDYLAAKADLFVTSPFNLGYGRAINLLVSRLDRLPKYIAIMNTDLTWLPGSFNKLLGWMHHHPDVSLAVPQICDQDGLPQLLCKRDPTLLALISRRFIPDNLKPNWLDRYDKWYNMSSFNYNDIFESTYLSGCCMIVLTDNFLKIGGFDERYFLYLEDADLTRSLSQIGKCVHLPIASVTHNWGRGNYKSFRLMFVNLVSAWHYFCKWGWQLW; translated from the coding sequence ATGGATATAGAACGTGAATTGCTTCTTCTTTTTGTTGCTTACCACCCTTCGGAGGATGAAGTACTGAATTTGCAAAATTGCCTTTCAAAATTGCCCTTTACTATCGGGTATGCAGTTGTAGTAAATAGTTATTCTCCAAATGAGCCAGTTGATTATCTTGCAGCTAAAGCTGACTTATTTGTTACCTCACCATTTAACTTGGGTTATGGTCGAGCCATAAATCTACTCGTATCCAGATTAGATAGACTTCCAAAGTATATTGCTATAATGAACACAGACTTAACCTGGCTGCCGGGATCATTCAATAAACTTTTGGGGTGGATGCATCACCATCCTGACGTAAGCTTAGCTGTGCCTCAAATTTGTGATCAAGATGGTTTACCTCAGTTGTTGTGTAAAAGAGATCCTACTTTATTAGCATTAATCAGTCGGAGATTTATCCCAGATAACTTAAAGCCTAATTGGTTAGACCGTTATGATAAATGGTACAATATGTCATCATTTAATTATAATGATATTTTCGAGTCTACGTATTTGAGTGGTTGTTGTATGATAGTGTTGACTGATAATTTCCTTAAAATTGGAGGCTTTGATGAACGCTACTTCTTGTATTTAGAAGATGCTGACCTCACAAGATCTCTTTCGCAAATTGGAAAATGTGTGCACTTGCCAATTGCCTCTGTAACCCACAATTGGGGTCGAGGAAATTATAAAAGCTTCCGACTAATGTTCGTAAATCTAGTCAGCGCTTGGCATTATTTCTGTAAATGGGGTTGGCAATTATGGTAA
- a CDS encoding rhamnan synthesis F family protein, whose amino-acid sequence LGKELEKTYNIYGHIHTKKSVHIAKHQSHSWRTFLIENLIGNEENHMMDCIISAMIEDKTLGLVFPSDPHCPGWDANYRQAEILAEKLNIKSLTNEFDFPIGTMFWARKNALSPLYSLNLGWDDYPSEPIGYDGTLLHSIERLIPFVAESQGFSYSMTNIPKITR is encoded by the coding sequence GTCTTGGGAAAGAATTAGAGAAAACATATAATATATACGGACATATCCATACTAAAAAAAGTGTGCACATAGCAAAGCATCAATCACACTCATGGAGAACCTTCTTGATCGAAAATTTAATTGGGAACGAAGAAAATCATATGATGGACTGCATAATAAGTGCAATGATTGAAGATAAGACACTTGGGCTGGTATTTCCTAGTGATCCACATTGTCCAGGTTGGGATGCAAACTACAGACAGGCAGAGATTTTGGCAGAAAAGCTAAATATTAAATCTCTAACAAATGAATTTGATTTTCCAATAGGTACAATGTTTTGGGCAAGAAAGAATGCACTCAGTCCACTGTATAGCTTAAATCTTGGTTGGGATGATTATCCTTCAGAGCCAATTGGGTATGACGGTACACTATTACACAGTATAGAAAGGTTGATACCATTTGTCGCGGAGTCTCAGGGGTTTAGCTATTCAATGACAAATATACCGAAGATCACACGTTAA